TGTTTTATATATGTGCCTTTGAGAATACCTAGATGATGCTTGTTTAACTTAAGTGCAATAGAAATTCATTTTTGccatgattttttattttatctctgtttttttttttttttttttacctcaacAGGAGGGGAAAGACAAGTCTTTCTTAATAGACAAGCTGCAGAATCTCCAGAAATCTCAgccaaataaaaatcacaaacagaAGAATCAAAAAAAGGTTTGTTGTCAAAATCGTTCTGTACTATTGAAACTAACTGATTTGTTAAAATCCACTTCACTgactatttttttctgtccctCAGCACAGACAGCGATCAGATGGCCAGTCCTCAGGCAGCCAGTCCAACTCAAACGCCATGGTTCAGGCTTTACTCAATCGACAGCGGCtcgaagaagaagaaagacacGGAGCCAGTGGAGTTCTCATTCCCTCTGACATCTCCACCTCCAGCGCTCTGCTGCAAGCCATGTTGGCCCGTCAAAGAGCTGAAGACCAGGGTGAAGGTTCTTACTCGATGCCTGATAATTACCCGTCATCCTTCAGCACCTTCTCACAGGACATGCAAGCCAGACAAAGGGCCATGGGtcaagagagggaggaagactACAATACAGCATTTTCAACAAACCAAGCAGAGGAGGACACAACGGAAATTGCAGATGACTTGCAATCTTCTGTGTCAGGGGTTAGGATGCAAGTCATgcaagcagaggaggaagacaggTTTCAGTGGTATCCTGCTTCCCCACAAGACCCAGCTCCTTCAGGCTCCAGCGCTCTCATTCAGGCCATGTTGGCCCGGCAGCAGGCCCAGAATGAATATGATGATGGTTACTGAACAAAAGGCTCAGACTTGATCTTTCCACATGGCATGAAACAGTACTGAAAATAACAACAGAATGGATTCTTTAAATGATGTAAATCCGTCTTATGTTATGGTTTTGCATCAATAAATTCAATCTTGCTGTACATGCGAAAGAATAAAGGTCACTGCTGTAGCAGGGCTATAAGAAAGTGCAGGCCCACCTCTTACGTttattacaaatatatatttactacTATGTTTCTATTACAGTGTAAATTCTTTGTATGATAAATACAGAAAGTatgtataattatattataaacaaaataatatgtaTACCATATGTACACCattaatgaatatatatatatatatatatatatatatatattagtacATTACTACCAAAGTTTGGACAGTTTCCTATTCACAGTTTTCAAACTTTTGACAGGTAGTGTGGATAAATTCaagatataaataaaagaaaggtaaaaataaaagatgttcCGTGTATATTACATTGCTAGGAATTGCATTGAAAATATTCATGCCAAAATGAGCCAGTGGCAAGAAGCAAAATTACTGTCACGACGATcttttgaataaaatataatttggaGACCAGTCTGTCAAGGCAACAGTGCCCTCTGCAGGCTTTATGCACACCAGGCACAGAATTTTAGGCTTATCATAAATTGAAAGTCTTCTCAAACTTTCTGACTGGAGGTTCTTTAGTTATTTCTACGACTCCCATATTTTAAGACACATAAAACACTGCTTTGAATAATCATTGGTCAAATGGTACCTACTTTTCACCAGATGAAAAATCCAgaataaaacaatacacaaatgtgtgtgtgtgttttaaagtttaaatttatcAGACAAAAGACGTCTCCTCCATTCTCAGTGTATAAGTATCAGAGGCTTAGTTTCTGACTTTTGCGTGTGTAGGCTGACCACTGAATGATGGCTGACTTTCAGACTAATTGTGGTCTTATGAAAGCACCTTgtacaatactgtattttttaaacttaGATTTAAGGTAAACACAGAGAAACTTTATccaaggaggacatgaggatagttggtgtgggtgaggaggatacagaggatagggttaaatggaggcagatgattcgctgtggcgacccctgaagggagcagccgaaaggaaaagaagacagagaaactTTATCCCATCAGCAGACAATAATGCCTTCTAGTGTCCAGCTACAGTAACAATTTCTTAACCTGCGTATTTGTCTGAAACATAAACATCTGTATGAAACAGGCTACCAGGCTTCACATATAAATGTagtctaatattttttttaaaattgaaatgatATGTTCAGCACTGGTActttcaatattttaatatcaattGAAATCCCATTTGGTTTCTGTTGATGGAGACATTAATGGTACTTAATGGTAAGCATATGTACCTTTACAACTCAGTACTATCCTTCATTGACTTATCTTTAAATCATGATCACTTCTGACATGTATGTAAAAGTGTAGGAGTTTATTCATTATAAaccaacatttacatttttcgtaaggttttttttttttttttttttacagccttAAGTCTTTCCTGCAGGTTTGAGCATCCACCAACCAGAGGTTAGGACGATTGTCTTTTTGAAGCTTAAGAAGCAAAACACAGGGCAAACAAAATCAGAAATCCGTTGCCAAGccaaccatccatcatctatacctacTAATTTCTATTTatggtcccagggatcagctggagcctatcccagctctctgtgggtgaaaggcaggggtccaccctggacaggtcaccagtccatcacagggccacatagagacaaacaacctcacacactcacactcactcctatgggcaatttagagtcaccaatcaacctgacatacatgtttttggactgtgggaggaaaccagagtacctggagaaaacccacacaagcacagggagaacatgcaaccATGCAAcatggaaccttcttgctgggaggcaacagtgctaaccaccaatccaccgtGCCACCTCCACTGTCAATCATACAGGTTAATTATTGACTGTTGTGAATAACTGAAATCCTAGTAACAGCATTTTTATTACTTCTGTTATCTGAATTATGGCAGCAGGACTGGAGAACAGCACACTACATAATCAAACAAAAACCCATTTCAGTCATGCCCCCCACACACTTCACAATTATGCCAGTAATAACAATGCATTATGATTCATTTCTGAGTGGATGGGGTGTTTAATATCCAGCATAATTATATGAAACATTAAGTATTGTCCTCCAATCAAAGCAGAAACATCAAAAGAAAATTACACACTCAATGGTCTATCGACGTCACTTTAAGTGTTCACCTGAAGCATCATGCAATATGTGGTTCACATTGTTATGTTGGAAATGCTTGTCTGGCCTTTGTGAGGCAAGAAACTTAACTGATTATGATCACCCACAACAAAAATTAGACAATTTTTCCACAACCATTCTATGTTCAAATGTactgcacactcacactcaacAACATATTTACAATTTCTAATTGTAGGCACATCATTTGCAGCAAGTATTTGTgtctttatttcagtttataaaGACCAGTTAAACTATCATCCTGTCTTTGCATTGATATAGTGATTGATGAAAACTTATCTCTTAAGGCTGTTAGCATCTGAGAGCTCCTGTCCATCTTTAGGGGCACACATTTACTCTTAAATCTATGCTATGATAggttacacaaacaaaataatagtTTGTGATTAGTTTACGtccatttttttccacttcacttTAACCCTGTATGCACAGGAATTGAATGTCCAGGACCTGTCTTAACTAAGGCAGTGATAAAATGTACAAATTGCTAATGAACTCCTGTCAGATGTTCAACCAGTGTGCTCATCCCAGAGAGGGACAACAGCACTTCCACTGATCAACACCACCACCTACTGTCCCATCACAATTCAGCACTGCTCTTCCCCTAAAGATGGTGTAATGTCACTCAAATCCAGAGAGTCTGCAGGTATGGGGGTTTTCCTGCCACTCTGCAGGGTCTGGCTGGAATAAAACTCCACGGACTTGGAGAGGGAGTGCACTGAGGGCTCCCGGAAATACCCGAAAGCCTCCCTTGCTTGCTCCTCACGAATGCTTTGCTCGAAGGTCTTGCGTTTGTGCCTGAACTCAATGACAGTCTTCGTGTAGGAGTTGAGGGTGGTGACTGATGCGCCCATACAGCAGGTAAAGGACGCCCAGGCCATGCTGAAATAAAGAGCAAAAATTTTATATTCAAATTGAATCCAGCATGTGATGCACTCCGTGCCAGCCTCCGGTGCATAGATGCAATCCATAttgcattttgacatttttctctcAACATTTTGACATTGTGTTTGCAGAGATTAGTGTCAATCACTCTAAGACCCGCCACTCCTCTCAAGCATGCTGGGTCACACGCAAGATCAGACAAACAAATCATCGTCTCATGTACTTTTAAAGCAGGTTGTCACCCACAAAAGGTCGAGAATTGTTTAgtctttaaaatgaattttcagCATACTGTGCATAttgtaaaaaagtgaaatattatCCCCTTATGCAATTCCAATCACGCCTGTATTGGAGCTTTGGACACCAAAGCCTAATCCTGCCATAACATGAGAGCTTTGGGTTTTTTTCATTAGCGACAGTGATGCTGGGGAGAGGTGAGAGCAAACCTACAACTGACTATTTGGGGTTGCAACATGCAGAATGCAGTTCCTTATTTGGCTTCCTAATGCATGCATTGCCTTAGCTTTATGCATGTAGTGTTTTAAATACgtgaacatattttttaaagaagcCCCCAGTCGTTCAGTTccgctgtgtgtttgtggcttcATACTGTACCAGAAGGACCAGCCGTAGTCCCAGTTGTAAGGTCTCCAGTCTGGTGGACCGAGGCTGACGGTGACCTGGAAGACCTGTGTGTACATGACATGAGCCACCATGCCAAGAAGACCTGAAACCACAGGTTGGTTAACAGGACAATGACATAAGGCTCAAAACACATGACACAGGTATGGGAATTCTGCAGAAATaggatgatttgttttcataaacacactcacacttattTTGCTCTTTTCATGTATAGATAAatatgtataaacatgctgaaATAATGGAATCTCAAACTTTATAGCCTTAAAGCCCAATCCTATATTTTATACTTGTTCATTCTGAAATGTTCTGAACATTTTTTGGACAAGAGTCACAAAACAAATATCATCTTTAATTACAAACTCAGTTCTTTCATCTCATCAGCCACTAAAATTTGTTCACCTTTTGACTCGGCACCATGACTGTGTTTTACATTCCTACATCAtagatttttaatatattttggaTTTATTCCTGTTTTTCACATAAAACTGGCTTATTGGATTGAGACAGAATGCAATTTTCAGCAAGCGCTCACATCTTCCATATAATTTTTGAAGGCAAATGACGCACATTTTTTTATCCCTCCTTTCTTATTATGACATGCAAGGTAATATGTTATTGCCATATTCAAAGAAGCCATTTCTCAAACCTGACATAAAAAAGAACCACAAACATTTGACTACACTACaggcaataaaaacatgaaacatttattacaaGTCAAATTAAAACTACCTGAGAGCACTGTGAAGACGGCAGCGAAGGCATTGAGTTTGAGACCATCAATGATGTTGCTGGAGTGGACCAGCTCCAAACACATGAGACTGAAGCCCACCACCAACAGAACAATGTACAGCATCTCAGAAACCAGCGACAGCCACAGCATccctgaaacacaagaacatttGGTTACAGCTATATTAAATAAAGACagtattatgggaaatgtgcCTGATACTGTGATGTAATCTAGTTACAGGAATTCTATTAGTTTAATAACtacatttacattgtttttattctttgctTGGATCAGTCTTAGTTGCCATTTGTTGCCATTTTACAACAAGTACTTCACTCCTGCTGTAAGCATTTAGTACAGATGTATATGGTAGATTCTGCtatgaattaatttattataattgAAATGAAGTGATCAACACCATCATGCAATTCTTAGACTTAAATATATGCCACATTGACTGGTGGTCTtaaaagagaactgctgctgatTTATGGGACATCAACTGAAATGGTCTGTAAACATTTTATGAACCATTGTTAAAACACCTAAACATCTGATTTACAGTAGATTTAATCCAACATCTCAGTGGTTCCTCAGACAGCTGTTCATTTTCAACTGATGTCAGAGCTCTTCAGTCTACACCACACTGTTTTCAGCTTTCCATTTAATCAAGCCAAATGTAATCTGGCTGCATGTAAAGATTAGACACTGCTTCACCTCTGCAGCCTGCCTCTCATGTTTGTTGCTATTCAATCTGTCACCTCACAGGTCATTTCTCAAAGGACAGTGTCGGCACAGCTGACGTCTAAAAGAAAATACTTGCTGGTTTAAGAAGTTGATGGAATTATATGAACAGACCCAAAATCATACTGAGGAAGTGTTTACAGTATGCAATGACCCCACACAGAGCCGGGAATAAACGTGACTTAGTGTTACTTATTATCTTAGTTCACAGTTGATATTAAACTCAAAAGGTGTAATTATTCAAAAAGCGTTCATTGTTGGGCATCAGCTTTAGAGATTCTATTGTCTTTTTACAAATAACACAGTTTACAATAACTGCATCAATTGTTGTGTTTCTTGTAAGGTTCAACAACAGGTTCTTTGATTGTAGGGAGAAATGGAGGGCAGTGTTACTTCTGACCGTCTTTCAGGCAGATGATGGAGCTTGAGCCAGATTATACCGTCCCATGAGTGGGCTTTAAGGAACTTTGTTAGTACGGTTAGAGGTCCTGATGAGGAGCCAGGTTCCCTTACCTTTCTCTGATGCAGGGGCCAAATCAATGAAGCTTCGACACCTCTCACCTAGCAGCacagcagaaggaaaaaaaaaaaaaacgggttGCATTAAAATGGTTCAACACATCAGCAGTGGCATCTTTGGCACTATGCAGAAATAAGTGTTAGTTTGTGAAAAAGATCCATGTGGACTTGTGAAAAGTTAAAAAGGTTAAAGGGAACtggcttttaattaaaaacaattaaaaaatgatGCTTTTAGTTTTGAACTGGTTCAGGCTTTAGTCCAGGTCCTAGTCTGTGTTTAAATCCTGATTTCTGTTCAGGTATGTTTCACAGAATCAGCTCAGACAGGATGAGAGCTCCTCCACAGCAACACAATGTTCAGAGTTCAAAAGttcaaaaaactgaatgaaCAGAATGTTAAATAAGAGCCACATGTCAGAAACGCAGCTTTTAGAGCTTCTGATTCGGCGAAACCAGCTGGTGTGTTGGCAAAGCCGTTCAGCATCTGCTTCTTGTCTTACTGAGATTACAGGTACTTTGCACTAATAgaatcaaacaataaaaataaacaagaacGGAATAAAGTTAGTCTTTAAAAATAGCCCTCTAATAACACGTCAGCCTGTCAAACCTTGGTGACGTGATGAGAGTCTGTGACTTTACCaaacaggacagaaaaaaatgacaggcCACATTCCTGCAGCTGCGATGATTTCTCTGTGTCATCTGTTGAGCAGACTGTGTCGCTGGATTTGTTGTAGCTAAGTGGAACACTTTAATCAGGTACAAGGAGGGTGGCAACAGCTGTTTTGAGGAAAAACTCATCAAGGCCCCTGTTACATAATCCTTATTAACTCAAGCTGTCTCAGCCGCCCACCCTCACCCTATAGCCACTTGATGAGATGTGCTACCAATTGAATAATCTCAATGTGGGGTTCATTTCTATTATGTAAATATGTGACATTAGCATAGGCTGATATCAGATGGGTGTTTTAAAGAGTTAGATGCCATTTCAGAGCCAAAGTGAATGAAGAAATATAATGAAACAATCCGTGCCAGCCCCCCAAGACTACACAGACTTCTTGGTCCCAGTACAGTACTGAGTCTGCAGGATGAGCGCCcccctttttcctccttttccccAAGCTCGGCGCTTCACACCAGATTAAACCACATACATTTTCCAGATCTCTAAATACAGACTGATATAAATGAAGGCAGCTCATCCTGTAGCTATCATGAAATGGAAACGTTCAAACAGATCAACTCAGCTGTGAGTGTTGAGAAAtgagaaggaaaggaagaaaatcaCACATTTCCAAAGTGAAAATTTATTTATCTGGGGCTGTGTTTTAAAGTGTGATTGGGGCATCACAGTGAAAGCAGATTTAGACAGTAGCCTTCTGTTTGATTAAACAAAGTGTGATGGTGATAATTATTATCTGTAAGATTCAAACTAACAATAAAAACgaaatgaaaggaaacatgAGGGGAAACTGCAGCCGTATGTCCGCAAATGCAATTACAGGTCTTTGACAATGGCAACAACAGCCCagactgtgtttacatgttttcaaaatggacTGTCAAATTAATGGCAGTAAACGCCCTCTTCTGCTGGTAATGAAATCATGTAAAACTAGGTATGTAgccacacacgcacgcacacacacacacacacgcacgcactcacacacacacacacccacccacacacacctcttaCTTTCGTCGTGGATGTTTTCCTCACATGAGATCCAGATGCCTGTGTGGAACTGTCGGAACAGGAACCGGTCGTCCCCGGTCTCCCAGCTGTACACCACTTTGTTCGGGTCCGTCTCGTTCACTCCGTAGTCTATACACTGGTGTGTCCGCAGCTTGCTGCACTTCGGCTTGGGCACCCTCTGGGTCCCCACGCACCAGTAAGTCGTAATGAACGCAGTTATGGAGAAAAACAGGGCGAAGAAGTTCAAGGTAACCGAGAGAAGGGTCCTGCATCTGCGACTCGTCTTCATTGTCCGTGAGAAGGATGAGGCGACGCGCCCAGGACCGAAAAGTTCATAAGTGCAAAGCAGAACAGGTGCGCGAGGCCCGACTAATTTCCAGGCGCTCTGGGACACGCGAGGGTCCCGTTTGGCACTGCGCCGTTTCCAAACATGTCCACCGATGCGCAGGACACGGTCATCATCCTCACACTGAACTCAACCGTGTGCCAAACTGTTACATTTCCATCGTCTTGAACCTTTTACCTCGGTCACGCGCAGTGCCCCACGGACGTCACGTTGTCACAGGATTTGACGCGCGCTTCCATCAAGTGTGGGATTTTCTTATGATgcctcctcccctctctgtcACGTCCCTGTCTCTTTGTCGTTAGGGTGCGTCTCTCTCTCCATTGCTCACAAACAACTCATCAGCGCAGCATCAACCTGCTAAGACCAAAGTTTGCACTTTGCTGCAGAAATTCGAAGAGATCTTTCATTTGACGCCCCTCAGGGAAATGGttaataaaacataagaaatgaataaataaataatgaaaacgCATCTCGCTCCTTTTGAGTTGTGATCTTAGAGGAGCTgatctgtcttctctttttttgaAGGCAGCTCTACCTGCTGAGCTCTGCCCACTGTGCCCAGTAGAGATCACTGCACAACACTGGAACTCTGCAGTGGATGTCTACTAATCTGCCACTGTGCTGCgacacagaggcagagacaaATAGAGGCATTTCAGGCACATTTCCCCTGAGCCCTGCAATCCTTCATTTGAGAACGAGCTAAAAATACAGATTGTGTGAGCCTCTTCACAAACAACGTTCGTTTGCTCAGAGCAAATGAGGCCAAATAGGCCTGACATCTCTGTTACCTCATGCCTTCATCTTCCAGCCCTGAAGGCTAAGCTGCACTTCAGCATGACTCTGAAAACTGACAGCTCAGGCTGAGGCTTTCCATCAAACCTTCTGACTATACTGCAGATAATTACCACCATGATTCCACAGATAGAGGGAAATCAAGAGGTGAGAGGTACATTTCATGTTGcagttacacagaattaaaTCTCCCACATCAGGTCCCTCTTGCTCTATAGAACACCGTTTTATAGGTGCAAAAATGACGAGGAATTTGATGATGGttgaaaatatttcatgagATGACCCCCTGAAGGCCATAGGTCATCAGTGCCCACTTCTCAAAGCTTCAAAAAAAGCACTTTGTCCTTGAATCACCCAGCATTTCTTGCCAACAGCTGACAAGAGTCTTATTGAATATCAGCATCGTGTTGGAAGTCAGAGTACTTGGCTACAGTCTGGTAAACACTGCTTATGACGTCCATGCAGATGGTGATAGGCTGTCTCCTGTTTGTGGCAAAAACAAGAAGTTAATCCACACTCTCAAGTTAACACATTTTAGGGCTTTGGCTGCAGTGTGAGGGAATAAATGATCACACATGAACCTAAGGTCTGTAGTAGGGGAATAATTGACTTTGACATGTTTCAAAAGAGTTAGTATAATCTTCTGTGTTATGTACATAGGTTCCATTAACACAGTGGCGGAAAGTAACTAGGTACATTTACttgagtactgtacttaagtacaacTTTGAGGTATCTGTGttttgagtatttccattttctgctactttgtactacatttcaaaaaggaaaatgttatACTTTTACTCCCActgcatttattatttcactttagTCACTAGTAACGTTTTGAAAtcagatgaataaaacaaaatacataataGTACATAAAACTTCATTGATCCTCAGTATGAAATTTacaagctacccagcagtatgtgaAATAActcatatattttaaataatactaACTACACCTTCACGAGCCGCAACATTAAATggatgcacacattcacacaccaataattatacaataaaaactatatatatgtatttcaaaTATATCTGGCTGctgatacttttgtacttttacctacagtaagtacaattttgaaaaaaaaaagacatttacttGCAGCAgagtattattacactgtggtatttatatttgtatggAAGTAAAGGATCTCAGTACTTCTCCCACCAGTGCATTAATTTCAGGTTATTTGTGAGGATGTGGGAAGGTCTACAGTGGTGTGACAAAGTGTTGGCCCCTCTTCCTTCccttttttgcatgtttgtcactttaatgtttcagcttatcaaacaaatttaaatattagtcgaagataacacaagtaaacacatcatgcagtttttaaatgaaggtttttattattaagggacaacaaaatccaaaactacatggccctgtgtgaaaaatcTGTTAGGATTTGATAAGAGTTAATAAGAAGGCACATCTCCTTTCAGCTTTGCCTAAGCCTGAGAATCACGTGGACATGAACATCATGAATGATCACTGGAGAAAGCAAAATAATAGGCTGAGAGAAATTTAATGTCCCTTTGTTTCTCTGGACATTGTCCAACATGCACAGCTGTACTCTTGGAATGGGTCAAGATGGCCGAGCATATGTGTTCATATGTTCATTTCATGTCACAAGTGCTGAGAGGCCTCAAATCACCTGCAACAGCATCACTTTCAACTGAAAAATGCATGGACCAATTGTGCAGAAGTATCTCTGTCAAAGGGATTAAGAGCCATGACATTGTATGTT
This genomic window from Mastacembelus armatus chromosome 1, fMasArm1.2, whole genome shotgun sequence contains:
- the LOC113128706 gene encoding germ cell-specific gene 1-like protein, translating into MKTSRRCRTLLSVTLNFFALFFSITAFITTYWCVGTQRVPKPKCSKLRTHQCIDYGVNETDPNKVVYSWETGDDRFLFRQFHTGIWISCEENIHDESERCRSFIDLAPASEKGMLWLSLVSEMLYIVLLVVGFSLMCLELVHSSNIIDGLKLNAFAAVFTVLSGLLGMVAHVMYTQVFQVTVSLGPPDWRPYNWDYGWSFCMAWASFTCCMGASVTTLNSYTKTVIEFRHKRKTFEQSIREEQAREAFGYFREPSVHSLSKSVEFYSSQTLQSGRKTPIPADSLDLSDITPSLGEEQC